The window CAAAAATCATTTTTATTGGTAAATACATAATTGAAATTAATGCGAAAAGAAAAGTAATGATAATAATTAATCCGGCAATAAATGCAACTTGTGCGGGCATTTTTTCTATCGGAACAAACAGTTTTAAGAATTCCATAATAATTTCTCAAAACATTATTTTTTATCCTTGTTATTTTCTTTTGAATTAGGGGCTTTAACTCATTCTTCAAAGCGGGCAATAAATACTTTTTCGTCTTTTGTGAAATTACCAGTATTATTTTTAATGGCATTTTTAAATTTAATTCGCATTTTTATTTTGGCATAAATTTTATAAGCAAAATACGCCAATAGCATTATGCAAGTGATAATAAATATTAATCCAATCGCAATATTCATTTTTAAACTCCTTTAAAATAATCAAAACTTACAACCTTTTTATCATGTTCTTTTTCGGCAATGAAGAAGCCTAATAATTCTTGGCCTTTAATTAATTTGGTTTCTTGCTCTTGTTGATTAATTGAAATTACTTGATATTTACTATCTTTTATTATTCCAATGCAAATTGAATTTTCGTATTTTCCTTTATAAACAAATCGCTTTGGAAACCAAATACCGATTTGTTCATTAAATCACGGAATTTTTGGCGCTTTAATAAGCATTGCGTTTTGTGTTTCTTTTAAGAGATATTTTTTAGTATTTAAGAAAATGTTTTCAATGTTTTTCATAGTAAATTACCTTTCTTATTTGTTATAAACTAAGTTATATTAACTAAGTTAGTTAACTTAGTTTTTTAAACACTTATATATCGCAGATTTAAGTGTTTAACAAGCTTTGTTAGTAAATTTTGTTTTTTAATTAGATAAAGATTTTAATAATTTTAAACTTAGCATACCCCTATATAGAAATTTTTACACTTTAACATCCGCATCCTACCCTTGGAACTAATTTAATAGCGTGTATATTTTTAGGAAATCCACCCATTCATTTTTTTATTGCAAAACGAAACAAATTGCTATAGCTAATAGGATGTTATCTATTAACTGGTAAACTTCTTTTGGTTATGGCGACCACCCACAATTTATCGTGCTTTAATACATACCAACATTATTAATTCACTTGTATTTAATTTTCAAAGAACAAATTTTTAACACCTTATAAAATAAAAAGACAATCATTGCTGACTGTCTTAATACTTATTCAAATCTTTTCCCACCTAACAAAACTTTATGCGTCCTTTTAAAAGGGGTCGAATTTATTTTTTTATTTAAAATTTTTATAAATAATTAAAATTCTAATAGAATTTTTTTTTTAATTTTGTCGAAAACTCTTGATATTTATTGAATAGACTTCTTGCAAAATTAATTTAAAATATAATTGAATTGTTGTTTTTAATAAAAAGGTGGAATTTAAATGAAATTTAAAAAAAATAATCAAATAAGTGATAAAAATTTTTTAAGATTAACTGGTATTAAACATACTACTTTTAATAAAATGCTAGAAATTTTAAAAATAGAAGAATTAAAAAAGAGATTTCGTCGCGGAAGAACCAATAAATTATCATTAGAAAATCGTATTTTAATGACTTTAGAATATTGAAGAGAATATAGAACTTATTTTCATATTGCAAAAAGTTATGATATTAGTGAAAGTAGTTGTTATAGAAATATCAAATGAATTGAAGACACTTTAATAAAACACCCTAATTTTCAACAACTTACTGGTCAAAAATCACTATTAAAAGATTATTTCAAAGATAAGACTGTTATAATTGATGTAACTGAAAGCCAAATCCAACGCCCAAAAAAAGACAAAAACAGCACTACTCAGGAAAAAAGAAAAAACACACAATAAAAACACAAGTTATAATTGAAAAAGATAGTAAAAAAATTATTAGTTCTGATTTTTCTTATGGTAAAAACCATGACTTTAAAATTTTAAAAGATTCAAAAATTAAATTTTTACCAGAAACAACTGTTTTAGTGGATTTAGGTTATCAAGGCATACAAAAAATTAATCATAATGTTTTAATTCCTAAAAGAAAATCAAAGAAAAACCCTTTAAATAAAGAAGAAAAGCAAAATAATGAGCGAATTTCAAAAATGAGAATTGTTATTGAAAATGTTTTTGCTATACTTAAAAAATTTAAAATTATTAGTGAAAAATATCGAAATCGTAGAAAAAGATTTGCTTTAAGATTTAATTTAATAGCTTCAATTTATAATTTACAACTATTAGTTTAAATATATTTGATAATTTAAAATTTCAGTCTTTTTTTATTGTAAATAATAATTTTTATTATGTTTTAATGACAAAATATTTGTAAAAATAATCTAAAAATTATTTTAATAACACTTTTATATTTATTTTAAATTTAAAAATTATAATTATCATATTAATTTTGCAAGAAGTCTAATATACTTAATTTTAGGTATATTTTTAATATGATAGAGGTGGATAATAATTATGGAAAAAATAATTCAAGAACTAGTAAATACTTTAACAGATGATCAATTTTTAGAATTTTATGAAAAAGTCAAACAACAAGCAGAATTAATAAAAAAACAAAAACGTTTAAATGAAATTGATCAAAAATTTAGAGCGCAAGGTATTAAATGCCCTAAATGTGAATCTTACCATTGCGTTAAAAATGGACATAATTCAGAAGGAAAACAAAAATATTTATGTAAAAATTGCCGTGCAAGTTTTGACGCTTTTCGTAATCATTTTATTTATTGAAGTCATTTAAATTATGAACAATGAAATTTATTGATTCAAATTTCATTGCTGGGGCAATCTAGTAAAACAATTTCTCGTTTTATTAAAACTACATTAAAAACTGCTTGATATAATCGTCAAAAATTAATGAAATCAAAACAATTAGAAAATACCCAATTAAAATTTAAAAAATTATCTGGTAAAATCCAAATCGATGAAACATTTATTAAAGAAATCCATAAAGGAAATTTCAAATATAAAACTGATCCACGAAGAATTCACCTTGACCCATTCGCAACTAATACTAAATGCTGTATTCAAATGGCAATTGATAATAATAACAATATTTATGTTAACTCCACAAACACCAAACGTTTACAAAAACAATGAATTATTGAAAATATGAACAAAGAATTAATTAACGAAAATTCAATTATTACTTCTGATATGCAAAAATTATATTTTTTAGTAGCAAAACAAACAAATTCTACTTTATGTGTAACTAAAACAACAATTAATCCTGAAGCTAGTTATCGTAACTTAAATAAAATCAGTAAATTACAATCTAGTCTTAAAGAAGCCTTAATTCATTATCATGGTTTAGGTTTTACTAATATTCAAAATTATTTAAATCTCTGAAAATGAAAATATCAACATAAGGGTTTAACTCCAAACCAACAAACAACGGTATTATATTTTAATGTATAAAAAAGTTAAAGTAAAAATAGTAATTTTACATAAAAGCCTTTTAAAATTATCAAGTTGATGATTTTTTTTATTTTATCAAGAGTTTTCGACAAAATTAAAAATTTTTTTTAATTTTGTCGAAAACTCTTGATATTTATTGAATATACTTAATTTTAGGTATATTTTTAATATGATAGAGGTGGATAATAATTATGGAAAAAATAATTCAAGAACTAGTAAATACTTTAACAGATGATCAATTTTTAGAATTTTATGAAAAAGTCAAACAACAAGCAGAATTAATAAAAAAACAAAAACGGTTAAATGAAATTAATCAAAAATTTAGAGCGCAAGGTATTAAATGCCCTAAATGTGAATCTTACCATTGCGTTAAAAATGGACATAATTCAGAAGGAAAACAAAAATATTTATGTAAAAATTGCCGTGCAAGTTTTGACGCTTTTCGTAATCATTTTATTTATTGAAGTCATTTAAATTATGAACAATGAAATTTATTGATTCAAATTTCATTGCTGGGGCAATCTAGTAAAACAATTTCTCGTTTTATTAAAACTACATTAAAAACTGCTTGATATAATCGTCAAAAATTAATGAAATCAAAACAATTAGAAAATACCCAATTAAAATTTAAAAAATTATCTGGTAAAATCCAAATCGATGAAACATTTATTAAAGAAATCCATAAAGGAAATTTCAAATATAAAACTGATCCACGAAGAATTCACCTTGACCCATTCGCAACTAATACTAAATGCTGTATTCAAATGGCAATTGATAATAATAACAATATTTATGTTAAATCCACAAACACCAAACGTTTACAAAAACAATGAGTTATTGAAAATATGAACAAAGAATTAATTAACGAAAATTCAATTATTACTTCTGATATGCAAAAATTATATTTTTTAGTAGCAAAACAAACAAATTCTACTTTATGTGTAACTAAAACAACAATTAATCCTGAAGCTAGTTATCGTAACTTAAATAAAATCAGTAAATTACAATCTAGTCTTAAAGAAGCCTTAATTCATTATCATGGTTTAGGTTTTACTAATATTCAAAATTATTTAAATTTCTGAAAATGAAAATACCAACATAAGGGTTTAACTCCAAACCAACAAACAGCGGTATTATATTTTAATGTATAAAAAAAGTTAAAGTAAAAATAGTAATTTTACATAAAAGCCTTTTAAAATTATCAAGTTGATGATTTTTTTTATTTTATCAAGAGTTTTCGACAAAATTAAAAAAAATTTTTTACAACAAAAATCATACATAAGAAATATATACTTAATTTGCATATTGAAATAATTTATAGTAAATGATTATTTTTTCTTTTTTCAAAAATACCTAAGAAAACTAAACGCGACCCAATTCAAAATTGGGGTAGTGCAATTTCACATTTAATGATAAAATTTGAAGCCAGAGTGAATTTAAGTTAATTACTTAGAGACACAGTTAATTGTACAGTCCCATATAAATAATTAGCTGATTGTTTTACTTCTTCAAAGCAATACCTAAGAAAACTAAACGCGACCAATATCTAGTTTTTAATTGCTGTTTATGTTAGCATTAACTTACATTTATTAATTATTATTTATTGATGTAAAAAATTAAAGGAGAAATAAAAATGTCATCATTTAAAGCTAAAATTACTGATCCAATAGGGATGCATGCGCGTCCTGCTGCGATTGTTGTTAAAGAAGCTTCAAAATATCAGTCTACTATTAAAATTAAAGTTAATGATCGTGAAGGAAATTTAAAGTCAATTATGAATATTATGGCTTTAGGAGTTAAAACCGGAACAGAAGTAGAAATTGAAGCAATTGGTACAGATGCTGATATTGCAATTGCTGGCATTGAAAAAGCCATGAAAGATAATAAATTGATTTAATATAAAATTTAAAAATACCAAATTAGTCATATTTTTATTTTGTTTTTTTTTAAGTGCAAGGACGCGTAAAGTTTTGTTAGGTGGAAAAATATTTGATTAATTTTGAAAGAAAAGTAACTACAATTTAATTATCGTTTTATTTGAAAAATAAGTAATAAAACAAAATATTTAATATTAACAAACATAATCTTAATAAAAGGTTATAAAAACTAAGTAAAATGCTTATAAAAACAAAATTAAAATAATTTTTTATTTTAATTTTGTCGAAAACTCTTGATAAAATAAAAAAATCATCAACTTGATAATTTTAAAAGGCTTTTATGTAAAATGGTCGCGTAAAGTTTTGTTAGGTAGGTAAATATTTGAATAAGTATTAAGACAGTCAGCAATGATTGTCTTTTTATTTTATAAGGTGTTAAAAGTTTGTTCTTTGAAAATTAAATACAAGTGAGTTAATAATGTTGGTATGTATTAAAGCACGATAAATTGTGGGTGGTCGCCATAACCGAAAGAAGTTTACCAGTTAATAGATAACACCCTATTAGCTATAGCAATTTGTTTCGTTTTGCAATAAAAAAATGAATGGGTGGATTTCCTAAAAATATACACGCTATTAAATTAGTTCCAAGGGTAGGATGCGGATGTTAAAGTGTAGAAATTTCTATATAGGGGTATTCTAAGTTTAAAATTATTAAAATCTTTATCTAATAATAATAAAAAAACAAAATTTACTAACAAAGCTTGTTAAACACTTAAATCTGCGATATATAAGTGTTTAAAAAACTAAGTTAACTAACTTAGTTAATATAACTTAGTTTATAACAAATAAGAAAGGTAATTTATTATGAAAAACATTGAAAACATTTTCTTAAATACTAAGAAATATCTTTTAAAAGAAACG is drawn from Spiroplasma endosymbiont of Clivina fossor and contains these coding sequences:
- a CDS encoding transposase family protein → MKFKKNNQISDKNFLRLTGIKHTTFNKMLEILKIEELKKRFRRGRTNKLSLENRILMTLEYWREYRTYFHIAKSYDISESSCYRNIKWIEDTLIKHPNFQQLTGQKSLLKDYFKDKTVIIDVTESQIQRPKKDKNSTTQEKRKNTQ
- a CDS encoding transposase family protein; this encodes MKTQVIIEKDSKKIISSDFSYGKNHDFKILKDSKIKFLPETTVLVDLGYQGIQKINHNVLIPKRKSKKNPLNKEEKQNNERISKMRIVIENVFAILKKFKIISEKYRNRRKRFALRFNLIASIYNLQLLV
- a CDS encoding IS1/IS1595 family N-terminal zinc-binding domain-containing protein, coding for MEKIIQELVNTLTDDQFLEFYEKVKQQAELIKKQKRLNEIDQKFRAQGIKCPKCESYHCVKNGHNSEGKQKYLCKNCRASFDAFRNHFIYWSHLNYEQWNLLIQISLLGQSSKTISRFIKTTLKTAWYNRQKLMKSKQLENTQLKFKKLSGKIQIDETFIKEIHKGNFKYKTDPRRIHLDPFATNTKCCIQMAIDNNNNIYVNSTNTKRLQKQWIIENMNKELINENSIITSDMQKLYFLVAKQTNSTLCVTKTTINPEASYRNLNKISKLQSSLKEALIHYHGLGFTNIQNYLNLWKWKYQHKGLTPNQQTTVLYFNV
- a CDS encoding IS1/IS1595 family N-terminal zinc-binding domain-containing protein, which encodes MEKIIQELVNTLTDDQFLEFYEKVKQQAELIKKQKRLNEINQKFRAQGIKCPKCESYHCVKNGHNSEGKQKYLCKNCRASFDAFRNHFIYWSHLNYEQWNLLIQISLLGQSSKTISRFIKTTLKTAWYNRQKLMKSKQLENTQLKFKKLSGKIQIDETFIKEIHKGNFKYKTDPRRIHLDPFATNTKCCIQMAIDNNNNIYVKSTNTKRLQKQWVIENMNKELINENSIITSDMQKLYFLVAKQTNSTLCVTKTTINPEASYRNLNKISKLQSSLKEALIHYHGLGFTNIQNYLNFWKWKYQHKGLTPNQQTAVLYFNV
- a CDS encoding HPr family phosphocarrier protein; this encodes MSSFKAKITDPIGMHARPAAIVVKEASKYQSTIKIKVNDREGNLKSIMNIMALGVKTGTEVEIEAIGTDADIAIAGIEKAMKDNKLI